In Paroedura picta isolate Pp20150507F chromosome 6, Ppicta_v3.0, whole genome shotgun sequence, one genomic interval encodes:
- the IL18RAP gene encoding interleukin-18 receptor accessory protein has protein sequence MLEFCWLFLLLMNRTEATNFNSTGCPRKHTVVRYRAISDQPFVLPCDLLPEDPVSIFNTSCHYDGQVPWFWQSSEGKTQKFPSHKTVKTAYCGDVLWFNPIRVQDSGTYFCVNREKNCVKIYIDVQTKEMANCSKKFRSDLRLIVENGGTVTCPGKSCYSHINTSTVKWYKNGKRVKPQNNRLGLRLQHDNILFQPAYDRDSGNYTCDYKLMDGNTWWNMRTIVRVDVTSNDSDNPPIVLDPAGEKNLEVDLGQPLELKCQVKFDFHSNASSVVQWYRQKELVYENSFFPNKLGGETFIDTFWLDEVTEKDLCTAFVCLAKNSAGESVGQFRLMRRKKTVTLLLALCCAITILVGLFLGSVLAYQHWIEIVLLYRNYLAKDETTGDSKEFDAFVSYAKPDILESDPVSLSEEQFALEILPQVLENKYGYKLCFVERDILPGGVYTDDVVNAVKRSRRTVVILSPSYVNGPAMFELEAAVKTALEFTTVKVILIEFKPCQEPQSLPCKVKKALRILPRITWKMSASPAGNKHFWKRLHYHMPVKHMKGSEDKNLHTFLSLATGPDGK, from the exons GATGCCCTCGCAAGCACACGGTCGTGAGGTACCGGGCCATTAGTGACCAGCCATTTGTCTTACCTTGTGATCTGCTTCCTGAAGACCCTGTCTCAATATTTAATACTTCTTGCCATTATGACGGTCAGGTACCATGGTTCTGGCAATCAAGTgaggggaaaacccagaagtttcCCAGCCACAAAACAGTAAAGACTGCTTATTGCGGAGATGTTCTTTGGTTTAATCCAATAAGGGTTCAGGATTCAGGAACGTATTTCTGCGTGAATAG GGAAAAAAACTGTGTCAAGATTTACATAGATGTTCAAACGAAAGAGATGGCTAATTGTTCAAAAAAATTCAGGAGTGACCTGCGCTTGATTGTTGAAAATGGAGGGACTGTTACTTGTCCCGGGAAAAGCTGTTACAGTCACATTAATACTTCAACAGTTAAATGGTACAAG AATGGAAAACGAGTAAAACCTCAAAACAACAGACTGGGTTTGAGATTACAGCATGATAACATTTTATTCCAACCAGCCTATGACCGAGATAGCGGTAATTACACATGTGATTATAAGCTGATGGATGGCAACACCTGGTGGAATATGAGAACGATAGTAAGGGTGGACGTCACAT CAAATGATTCGGACAACCCCCCAATCGTTCTGGATCCTGCTGGTGAGAAAAACCTTGAAGTAGACCTTG GGCAACCTCTTGAGCTTAAATGCCAAGTAAAATTTGACTTCCATAGTAATGCTTCATCTGTAGTACAGTGGTACAGACAAAAGGAGCTGGTTTACGAAAACAG TTTTTTCCCGAATAAACTAGGAGGTGAAACCTTCATTGACACCTTCTGGCTGGATGAAGTGACTGAAAAGGATTTATGCACAGCCTTTGTCTGTCTGGCTAAAAACTCGGCTGGGGAGTCGGTGGGGCAATTCAGACTGATGAGGAGAAAGAAAACAG tcaCACTCCTGCTCGCTTTATGCTGTGCAATTACTATTCTGGTTGGACTATTTTTGGGAAGTGTACTTGCTTACCAACACTGGATTGAAATAGTGCTGCTATATCGAAATTACCTGGCCAAAGATGAAACTACGGGTG ATAGCAAAGAATTTGATGCATTTGTGTCGTATGCAAAACCAGACATCCTTGAATCAGACCCAGTGTCGCTGAGTGAGGAACAGTTTGCCTTGGAGATTCTTCCTCAGGTTTTAGAAAACAAATATGGATATAAGCTGTGCTTCGTAGAACGGGACATTCTTCCAGGAGGAG TGTACACTGATGATGTTGTAAATGCTGTCAAAAGGAGCAGACGGACAGTGGTGATCTTAAGCCCGAGCTATGTCAATGGGCCAGCTATGTTCGAACTTGAAGCAGCAGTCAAAACCGCTTTGGAATTTACTACAGTAAAAGTCATTCTGATCGAGTTCAAGCCTTGTCAGGAGCCACAGTCATTACCTTGCAAGGTAAAGAAAGCCCTCAGGATCTTGCCCAGGATTACCTGGAAAATGTCTGCCTCTCCTGCTGGCAATAAGCATTTCTGGAAACGACTACACTATCACATGCCAGTGAAACACATGAAAGGATCTGAGGATAAGAACCTTCATACTTTCCTCTCACTAGCTACTGGACCTGATGGCAAGTAA